A portion of the Microbulbifer agarilyticus genome contains these proteins:
- the pdxH gene encoding pyridoxamine 5'-phosphate oxidase, whose product MEIDQWRREYLQGGLERGDLADGPISQFRNWLEEAVKADISDPSAMCLSTADASGQPSQRIVLLKGFDESGFVFYTNLKSQKAWDITANPKVSLLFPWHFLERQVIVRGEARQLADAEADAYFASRPRDSQIAAWASHQSDAIVSREVLEEQFAACEKKFDGAEVPRPEFWGGYRIVPHAVEFWQGRASRLHDRLIYRALGGGEWQVERLSP is encoded by the coding sequence ATGGAAATCGATCAGTGGCGTAGAGAATATTTGCAGGGTGGCCTTGAGCGGGGCGATCTGGCAGACGGCCCGATCAGCCAGTTTCGCAATTGGCTTGAAGAGGCGGTGAAGGCGGATATCTCCGACCCCAGTGCCATGTGCCTGAGTACCGCTGATGCCAGTGGGCAGCCTTCCCAGCGGATTGTGTTGTTGAAAGGGTTCGACGAGTCCGGTTTTGTTTTCTATACCAATCTGAAAAGTCAGAAGGCGTGGGATATTACTGCCAATCCGAAGGTTTCGCTGCTGTTCCCCTGGCATTTTCTAGAGCGCCAGGTAATCGTACGCGGGGAAGCCCGGCAGTTGGCGGATGCAGAGGCGGATGCCTACTTTGCCAGCCGTCCGCGCGACAGTCAGATTGCTGCATGGGCCTCACACCAAAGTGATGCGATCGTCTCGCGCGAGGTGCTGGAGGAACAGTTCGCCGCATGTGAGAAAAAGTTCGACGGCGCTGAAGTGCCGCGGCCGGAGTTCTGGGGTGGTTACCGAATCGTGCCCCACGCTGTGGAATTCTGGCAAGGGCGGGCATCTCGCCTGCACGATCGTCTCATTTACCGCGCGTTGGGTGGTGGTGAGTGGCAGGTGGAGCGGCTAAGTCCCTGA
- a CDS encoding aldehyde dehydrogenase family protein produces the protein MTDLKALPTQKLYINGEWRDSEGGSLHPVINPATEETLCEVIQGSMEDVDDAVAAAKAAFKEWRHSRAAKRQALMHAIADGMEARKQDLVAAVSEALGCPAHIAEWLHVDGPIYSMRYYADRAALMEETEKAAHSVVMKDPVGVCGFITPWNYPLHQFVGKVAPALAAGCAMIQKPSEMTPLQDYVMAEIIDAAGVPAGVFNLVPGAGPIVGAALSSHVDIDMVSFTGSTRAGIEVAKSAAPTVKRVTQELGGKSPFIITPDADLEAAVRWGCEDVFINTGQTCTALTRMLVPAERYEEAVAIAKQVAEEVAIGTGENAFMGPLSSSRQREIVRGYIDKGIAEGARLVTGGSEAPEGLAQGFYVKPTVFADVNNDMAIAREEIFGPVTCMIPYKDMDEAIAIANDSEYGLSSGVWAKDAEAAMPVVRRLEAGLCFVNGGEFNYDAPFGGVKRSGNGREFGNAGLDEFIELKSVQLPA, from the coding sequence ATGACAGATCTGAAAGCATTACCGACTCAAAAACTCTACATCAATGGCGAGTGGCGCGATTCAGAGGGTGGCAGCCTGCACCCGGTGATCAACCCGGCCACCGAAGAGACCCTGTGCGAAGTCATCCAGGGCTCCATGGAAGATGTGGACGACGCCGTAGCGGCAGCCAAAGCTGCGTTTAAAGAATGGCGCCACAGCCGCGCGGCCAAACGCCAGGCACTGATGCATGCCATTGCCGACGGCATGGAAGCACGCAAGCAGGATCTGGTTGCCGCGGTTTCCGAGGCACTGGGTTGCCCGGCGCATATCGCCGAATGGCTGCACGTGGATGGTCCCATTTACTCCATGCGCTATTACGCGGATCGCGCCGCGTTGATGGAGGAAACCGAAAAAGCCGCGCACTCAGTGGTAATGAAAGATCCCGTGGGTGTATGCGGGTTTATCACCCCGTGGAACTACCCCCTGCATCAGTTCGTGGGCAAGGTAGCCCCCGCGCTGGCCGCCGGCTGCGCCATGATCCAGAAGCCATCAGAGATGACGCCGCTGCAGGATTACGTGATGGCAGAAATCATCGACGCCGCGGGCGTGCCGGCCGGTGTATTCAACCTGGTGCCCGGTGCTGGCCCCATCGTGGGCGCGGCCTTGTCCAGCCACGTGGATATCGACATGGTCTCGTTTACCGGCTCCACCCGTGCCGGTATCGAAGTGGCGAAAAGTGCCGCGCCGACCGTGAAGCGTGTTACTCAGGAATTGGGCGGCAAATCGCCGTTCATCATCACTCCCGACGCCGACCTGGAGGCCGCGGTGCGCTGGGGCTGTGAGGATGTATTCATCAACACCGGGCAGACCTGTACCGCATTGACCCGCATGCTGGTCCCCGCGGAACGCTATGAAGAAGCGGTTGCCATTGCCAAGCAGGTCGCGGAAGAAGTCGCGATCGGCACCGGCGAAAATGCCTTTATGGGCCCGCTGTCCTCTTCCCGCCAGCGAGAGATTGTGCGCGGCTATATCGACAAGGGCATCGCCGAAGGCGCCCGCCTGGTGACCGGAGGCAGCGAAGCACCGGAAGGTCTGGCGCAAGGCTTTTACGTGAAGCCCACCGTCTTTGCCGATGTGAACAACGACATGGCAATCGCCCGCGAAGAGATCTTCGGCCCGGTGACCTGCATGATCCCGTACAAGGACATGGATGAAGCCATCGCCATCGCCAACGATTCCGAATACGGGCTCTCCAGCGGCGTATGGGCCAAGGACGCGGAAGCGGCAATGCCGGTGGTGCGACGCCTCGAAGCCGGCCTGTGCTTCGTCAACGGCGGCGAGTTCAACTACGACGCGCCATTTGGCGGTGTGAAGCGTTCCGGCAATGGCCGCGAATTTGGCAATGCCGGCCTGGACGAGTTTATTGAACTGAAATCCGTGCAGCTGCCCGCATAA
- a CDS encoding 5-guanidino-2-oxopentanoate decarboxylase — MSSAASQTTSSPSTAQQPLPSCAQVLMYLLRQYDVDTVFGIPGVHTIELYRGLPGSGLIHITPRHEQGAAFMADGYARASGKPGVCFLITGPGVTNAATAMAQAFSDSIPMLVISAVNRREDLGTGRGRLHELPRQQDVTRGFCVWQHAVTSAEQLPETLARAFQVMHAPRPGPVHIEIPIDLFPAPMQRPLADYRAVAPTALPAAAADTVATAAKWLGAAKNPVILLGGGAQEAGKEATALTEKLAAPVFQSLAAKGIVDERHPLCGGANLSFSNVRERIENADVVLAVATELAETDRNLVRDNYAFNGKVIRVDLDPAQLVCNANPDLAICADAKATLEQLLDALPTKDNTKAQQQTATEVEELLRGCRNEWWPGSEGRYPWVQALRDALPENGIFVTDSTQLAYNTNHALRLFQPRSHITCTTGYGTLGFALPAAIGAALASPRPVIGLIGDGGIMFTLGELAAAVEQKLSLPILVWNNSGYGEIRDFMDEAAVEQEGVNLHAPDFVGLARSFGAEGCRIDSPEQLSEAVADAFARKGPTLIEITAPS, encoded by the coding sequence ATGTCTTCCGCTGCTTCACAAACTACTTCTTCGCCATCAACTGCTCAGCAGCCCTTGCCCAGTTGTGCCCAGGTACTGATGTACCTGCTTCGCCAATATGACGTAGACACAGTATTTGGAATCCCCGGTGTGCACACCATCGAACTATACCGAGGTCTCCCGGGCAGTGGCCTGATCCATATCACGCCGCGTCATGAACAAGGTGCCGCATTTATGGCCGACGGCTATGCACGTGCGAGCGGCAAGCCCGGTGTATGTTTTCTGATCACGGGCCCCGGGGTAACCAACGCCGCCACAGCCATGGCACAGGCGTTTTCCGACTCTATCCCGATGCTCGTGATCAGTGCGGTAAACCGCCGCGAGGACCTCGGTACCGGCCGCGGCCGCCTGCACGAGTTGCCGCGCCAACAAGACGTAACCCGCGGCTTCTGTGTCTGGCAGCACGCGGTGACGAGCGCGGAGCAGTTACCAGAGACCCTGGCGCGCGCGTTTCAGGTCATGCACGCCCCGCGCCCAGGCCCGGTGCATATCGAGATCCCCATCGACCTGTTCCCTGCCCCCATGCAGCGTCCTCTCGCGGACTATCGCGCGGTAGCGCCGACGGCATTACCTGCAGCCGCCGCCGATACTGTAGCAACAGCAGCCAAATGGCTTGGCGCTGCGAAAAACCCGGTTATCCTGCTTGGCGGTGGTGCCCAGGAAGCGGGTAAAGAGGCCACCGCGCTGACAGAGAAATTGGCAGCACCGGTATTCCAGTCCCTCGCCGCCAAAGGCATCGTGGATGAACGCCACCCGCTATGTGGTGGCGCCAACCTGAGCTTCTCCAATGTGCGCGAGCGTATCGAAAATGCGGATGTGGTACTGGCAGTTGCGACGGAACTGGCGGAGACCGACCGCAACCTGGTACGGGATAACTATGCCTTCAACGGTAAAGTGATTCGCGTGGATCTGGACCCGGCCCAGCTGGTATGCAACGCCAACCCAGACCTGGCCATCTGCGCCGACGCGAAAGCAACCCTGGAACAATTGCTGGACGCTTTGCCGACAAAGGACAACACAAAAGCGCAACAGCAAACCGCTACGGAGGTAGAAGAACTGCTGCGCGGCTGCCGCAACGAATGGTGGCCGGGATCCGAAGGCCGCTACCCCTGGGTGCAGGCGCTGCGTGATGCACTGCCGGAAAACGGTATTTTTGTTACCGACTCCACCCAGCTCGCGTATAACACCAACCACGCTCTGCGCCTGTTCCAGCCACGCAGCCACATCACCTGCACCACTGGCTACGGCACCCTGGGCTTTGCCCTGCCCGCCGCAATCGGCGCTGCGCTGGCCAGCCCGCGTCCGGTGATCGGCTTGATTGGTGACGGTGGCATCATGTTTACTCTGGGAGAACTGGCCGCCGCCGTTGAGCAGAAGCTGTCACTGCCGATACTGGTATGGAACAACAGTGGCTACGGCGAAATCCGCGATTTTATGGATGAGGCTGCGGTTGAACAGGAAGGCGTCAACCTGCACGCGCCGGACTTTGTCGGCCTCGCACGTTCCTTTGGCGCGGAAGGCTGTCGCATCGATAGCCCGGAACAACTGAGCGAAGCGGTAGCCGATGCCTTTGCGCGCAAGGGACCGACGCTGATCGAGATTACTGCACCGTCCTGA
- a CDS encoding TonB-dependent receptor, whose protein sequence is MGSQTDGIASNSFRLNTASGKSKNLVLASACSLAALSLACGVGSVHAAAAEGSVSTLMEEVQVTARKRAEAEMLQEVPVAATAYSGDQLDALQTRDLQSLAFKMPNVQLDDIGTVKNTANFTVRGLGVNSSIPSIDPTVGVFVDGMYMGINAGVVTDMFDLEGIEVLRGPQGLLFGRNVTGGAVVIKTARPTEEFSSKFKVSTTDNLDTVVAANVNGAISDTVNGRVTVYYNDDQGWFENVFTGNDNAGASQSWFIRPSFSVDLSESSELLVRMEHGKMDSDGVVAQNLGADAPLLPGLFGIDVSDWDNSDDSFEIAQNEEGFQNDEWSQVIAEYNHDVAFGSGTITNILAWREYSAIGLGDIDSLPITAFHANTSVDQSQLSNELRYAGRFGSTAITTGLYWFSQDLEYFENRLLPLNGLDITGGGLQDHEAMGIFAQADIDLNEDWILTLGGRYSMEEKDAQVATINPVVAATTMCQLGGCAVYDFNDSEEWNAFTPKVGLQWNLADNAQLYSYWTKGFRSGGYNMRNTGLLYQPGPTDQEEQTSFEIGGKADWFDGRVRTNFALFHNTIDDMQREENLADPVFSVVQYIRNTADATIQGAEFEAMAAATDNLLFTMNVGYVDGEYDSVRGDISGDGVVDAIDLGLDIPRLAPWTYGVGVVHDLQLGNLGVLTSRINFNHRDASPYTDNNLGMLSEADMLDLSFGFVPDSGSYRVSMFGKNILDEVTEGNNTQLPATLGGVGASFTPLNKGRVIGVELTYEL, encoded by the coding sequence ATGGGAAGTCAAACTGACGGTATCGCGTCCAATTCCTTTCGTCTGAACACTGCTAGTGGCAAGAGCAAGAACCTGGTGCTGGCTTCGGCCTGCTCGCTGGCTGCTCTGTCATTAGCTTGTGGTGTGGGTAGCGTGCATGCTGCCGCAGCGGAAGGTTCTGTCAGTACGTTAATGGAAGAAGTCCAGGTTACTGCACGTAAGCGTGCGGAGGCTGAAATGCTGCAGGAAGTGCCCGTAGCCGCTACAGCCTATTCTGGCGATCAGCTGGACGCTCTGCAGACTCGTGATCTGCAAAGCCTCGCTTTCAAAATGCCGAATGTTCAGCTGGACGATATCGGTACCGTTAAGAACACCGCAAACTTCACCGTGCGCGGCCTCGGTGTGAACAGTTCCATCCCCTCCATTGACCCTACTGTCGGCGTGTTTGTCGATGGTATGTACATGGGTATCAACGCCGGGGTTGTGACGGACATGTTTGACCTCGAGGGCATTGAGGTCCTGCGCGGGCCCCAGGGCCTGCTGTTTGGTCGCAACGTGACCGGTGGTGCAGTAGTAATCAAGACTGCGCGCCCAACAGAAGAGTTCTCCAGCAAGTTCAAAGTCTCCACCACCGACAACCTCGATACGGTAGTGGCTGCCAATGTAAACGGTGCGATTTCCGACACCGTCAACGGCCGTGTCACCGTTTATTACAACGATGATCAGGGCTGGTTTGAGAACGTCTTTACCGGCAACGATAACGCCGGTGCCTCTCAGAGTTGGTTTATCCGTCCGAGTTTCAGCGTTGACCTGAGTGAATCCTCGGAGCTGCTGGTGCGCATGGAGCACGGCAAAATGGATTCCGACGGTGTAGTAGCACAAAACCTGGGTGCCGATGCACCGCTCTTGCCCGGACTGTTTGGCATCGATGTGTCGGACTGGGATAACAGCGATGATTCGTTTGAGATTGCCCAGAACGAAGAGGGTTTCCAAAACGACGAGTGGTCGCAGGTGATTGCCGAATACAATCACGATGTGGCGTTCGGCAGCGGTACCATTACCAATATTCTTGCCTGGCGTGAATACAGCGCAATTGGCCTCGGCGATATCGACTCCCTGCCGATTACCGCCTTCCACGCCAACACCAGCGTCGACCAAAGCCAGCTCTCCAATGAACTGCGCTACGCCGGCCGCTTTGGCTCCACTGCTATTACCACCGGTCTTTACTGGTTTAGCCAGGATCTGGAGTATTTTGAAAATCGTCTGTTGCCGTTGAACGGTTTGGATATTACCGGCGGTGGCCTGCAGGATCATGAGGCCATGGGTATCTTCGCTCAGGCGGATATTGACCTCAACGAAGACTGGATTCTGACATTGGGTGGCCGCTACTCAATGGAAGAAAAGGATGCTCAGGTAGCAACCATCAATCCAGTTGTGGCCGCGACTACCATGTGTCAGCTCGGCGGCTGTGCGGTATACGATTTCAACGACAGTGAAGAGTGGAATGCCTTCACCCCGAAGGTCGGCCTGCAGTGGAACCTGGCGGACAATGCCCAGCTCTATAGCTACTGGACCAAAGGCTTCCGCAGTGGTGGTTACAATATGCGTAACACTGGCCTGCTGTATCAGCCGGGCCCAACTGATCAGGAAGAGCAGACCAGCTTCGAAATCGGTGGTAAAGCCGACTGGTTTGATGGGCGTGTACGCACCAACTTTGCACTGTTCCACAACACCATCGACGATATGCAGCGTGAGGAAAACCTGGCCGACCCGGTTTTTTCTGTTGTTCAGTACATTCGCAACACAGCTGACGCAACCATTCAGGGTGCTGAGTTTGAGGCCATGGCTGCGGCCACCGACAACCTGCTGTTCACCATGAACGTTGGTTATGTGGATGGCGAGTATGATTCCGTGCGCGGTGATATCAGCGGCGACGGCGTGGTAGACGCCATCGATCTGGGATTGGATATCCCGCGCCTCGCACCTTGGACTTACGGTGTGGGTGTTGTACACGACTTGCAGTTGGGTAACCTCGGTGTGCTCACCTCACGCATAAACTTCAACCATCGTGATGCATCCCCGTATACTGACAATAACCTCGGTATGTTGTCAGAAGCGGATATGCTGGATCTGAGCTTCGGCTTTGTGCCGG
- the tdh gene encoding L-threonine 3-dehydrogenase, producing the protein MKALSKLKSEPGIWMTDVDVPEPGHNDLLIKIRKTAICGTDMHIYNWDEWSQKTIPVPMVVGHEYVGEVVGMGQEVAGFNVGDRVSGEGHITCGHCRNCRAGRRHLCRNTYGVGVDRQGAFAEYLVIPALNAFKIPDNISDELASIFDPFGNAVHTALSFDLVGEDVLITGAGPIGIMAAAVARHVGARHVVVTDINDYRLELAAKMGATRTVNVSKENLPDVIKDIGMTEGFDVGLEMSGVAVAFRDMLSAMNHGGKIAMLGIPPGEMAIDWSQVIFKGLVLKGIYGREMFETWYKMASLIQSGLDLSPIITHQFSVDQFQQGFDTMGSGESGKVILNWS; encoded by the coding sequence ATGAAAGCACTATCCAAGCTCAAGTCCGAACCCGGCATCTGGATGACCGATGTCGACGTGCCGGAACCGGGGCACAACGACCTGCTGATTAAAATCCGCAAGACCGCAATTTGCGGCACCGACATGCACATCTACAACTGGGACGAATGGTCGCAAAAAACCATTCCGGTACCCATGGTAGTGGGCCACGAATATGTGGGTGAAGTAGTCGGTATGGGGCAGGAAGTCGCCGGCTTTAACGTGGGCGACCGCGTTTCCGGCGAAGGCCACATTACCTGTGGCCACTGCCGCAACTGTCGCGCCGGCCGACGCCACCTGTGCCGCAACACCTACGGTGTTGGCGTGGACCGTCAGGGCGCGTTTGCCGAATACTTGGTAATCCCTGCGCTGAATGCGTTCAAGATTCCCGACAATATTTCCGATGAACTGGCATCGATCTTCGACCCATTTGGCAACGCGGTACATACCGCACTGTCATTTGATCTGGTGGGCGAAGACGTACTGATCACCGGCGCCGGCCCGATCGGCATCATGGCCGCGGCGGTGGCCCGCCACGTGGGTGCCCGTCACGTGGTGGTGACCGATATCAACGATTATCGCCTGGAGCTGGCGGCAAAGATGGGCGCAACCCGCACCGTCAACGTCAGCAAGGAAAACCTGCCGGATGTGATAAAAGACATCGGTATGACCGAAGGATTCGACGTGGGCCTGGAAATGTCCGGCGTCGCCGTTGCCTTCCGCGATATGCTGTCGGCAATGAACCACGGCGGCAAGATTGCGATGCTGGGTATTCCCCCGGGCGAAATGGCCATCGACTGGAGCCAGGTGATTTTTAAAGGCCTGGTGTTAAAAGGTATTTATGGCCGGGAGATGTTCGAGACCTGGTACAAGATGGCGAGCCTGATTCAATCGGGACTCGACCTGTCACCCATCATTACCCACCAGTTTTCCGTGGATCAGTTCCAGCAGGGCTTTGACACCATGGGCTCCGGGGAGTCCGGTAAAGTCATTCTCAACTGGTCATAG
- a CDS encoding glycine C-acetyltransferase, with the protein MSKPEQFFQHLRDELKQIEADGLYKRERIITSQQSAEIQVNNDSQVLNFCANNYLGLANDPQLIQAAKEGLDQYGFGMASVRFICGTQDIHKALESRLSEFLQTEDTILYTSCFDANGGLFETILGPDDAIISDALNHASIIDGVRLCKAKRFRYANNDLNDLEEQLKAADAAGAKTKLIATDGVFSMDGVIADLKGICDLADKYNALVMVDDSHAVGFLGQHGRGTHEYCDVVERVDIITGTLGKALGGASGGFTSGRKEIIDLLRQRSRPYLFSNSVAPAIVTASLKVLDMLVEGGELREKVQANSEYFRKRMSEAGFTLAGADHAIIPVMIGDAALAQKMADKMLEKGIYVVGFFYPVVPKGQARIRTQMSAAHTREQLDRCIDAFIEVGKELEII; encoded by the coding sequence ATGTCCAAGCCCGAGCAATTTTTCCAGCACCTGCGCGACGAACTGAAGCAGATTGAGGCCGACGGTCTCTACAAGCGCGAGCGCATCATCACCTCTCAGCAAAGCGCCGAGATTCAGGTAAACAATGACTCCCAGGTACTGAACTTCTGCGCCAACAACTATTTGGGGCTGGCCAATGACCCGCAGTTGATCCAGGCAGCCAAAGAAGGGCTCGACCAGTACGGCTTCGGCATGGCCTCCGTGCGCTTTATCTGCGGCACCCAGGACATCCACAAAGCGCTGGAGTCCCGCCTGTCTGAATTCCTGCAGACCGAAGACACCATCCTCTACACCTCCTGCTTCGATGCCAATGGCGGTTTGTTTGAAACAATACTCGGCCCGGACGATGCCATCATCTCCGACGCCCTGAACCACGCCTCCATTATCGACGGTGTGCGCCTATGCAAGGCCAAGCGCTTCCGCTACGCCAATAACGATCTGAACGATCTGGAAGAGCAGCTGAAAGCGGCCGACGCTGCTGGCGCCAAAACCAAGCTGATCGCCACCGATGGCGTCTTCTCCATGGACGGTGTAATCGCCGACCTGAAAGGCATCTGCGACCTGGCCGACAAATACAATGCCCTGGTGATGGTGGACGACTCCCACGCCGTCGGCTTCCTCGGCCAGCACGGCCGTGGCACCCATGAATACTGCGATGTTGTCGAACGCGTCGACATCATTACCGGTACGCTCGGCAAGGCACTGGGCGGTGCGTCCGGTGGTTTCACTTCTGGCCGCAAAGAGATCATTGACCTGCTGCGCCAGCGCTCACGCCCTTACCTGTTCTCCAACTCCGTTGCCCCCGCCATCGTCACCGCATCCCTCAAGGTGCTGGACATGCTGGTGGAAGGTGGCGAGCTGCGGGAAAAGGTGCAGGCGAACTCCGAGTACTTCCGCAAGCGCATGAGCGAAGCCGGCTTCACCCTCGCCGGCGCCGACCACGCGATCATTCCAGTAATGATTGGCGACGCCGCACTGGCCCAGAAAATGGCCGACAAGATGCTGGAGAAAGGCATCTATGTGGTGGGCTTCTTCTACCCGGTAGTCCCCAAAGGCCAGGCACGTATCCGCACCCAGATGTCTGCCGCGCACACCCGCGAGCAACTGGACCGCTGCATCGATGCCTTTATCGAAGTCGGCAAAGAGCTGGAAATTATTTGA
- a CDS encoding CoA-acylating methylmalonate-semialdehyde dehydrogenase, translating into MTTQVPMLINGEFIESQSSDKQDVINPATQAVLAHVPFSTPEEIDQAVAGAKAAFQEWRNTPVPKRARLMLEYQHLLKAHQREIAEILAEDNGKNLEDAMGDVWRGIEVVEHACNIPTLLMGETVENVASGVDTYSLVQPLGVTLGITPFNFPAMIPLWMFPMAVACGNAMILKPSEQVPLATVRLLELFQQAGAPAGIVQMIHGGKEQVDQLINHPDIVASSFVGSVPVAEHVYRSTTNLLKRSQCFAGAKNHMVVMPDADKETVMNTLVGSTVGAAGQRCMAISVIVFVGDTIEWAGELADRLKRIRPGVWNDPEAAFGPLVSKTATQRVKGLIQSGIDQGATCVIDGRDIKVEGYPDGNWVGPTLFTDVTTDMDIYREEIFGPVVCCINADDLDDALRIVNNSPYGNGTSIFTTSGVNARRYQHEVEVGQVGVNIPIPVPLPFFSFTGWKKSFMGDLHAYGKQAVRFYSETKTVTTAWKETRVSAPNMSIALK; encoded by the coding sequence ATGACCACACAAGTACCGATGCTGATCAATGGCGAGTTCATTGAGAGTCAATCCTCAGACAAGCAAGATGTGATAAACCCGGCCACACAAGCGGTACTGGCCCATGTCCCCTTTTCCACCCCCGAGGAAATCGATCAGGCCGTTGCCGGAGCCAAAGCCGCTTTTCAGGAGTGGCGCAACACGCCCGTGCCAAAGCGCGCGCGCCTAATGCTCGAGTATCAGCACCTACTCAAGGCACATCAACGCGAAATTGCAGAGATTCTCGCTGAAGACAACGGCAAGAACCTCGAAGATGCCATGGGTGATGTGTGGCGCGGCATCGAGGTCGTGGAGCATGCATGCAATATTCCAACGCTACTGATGGGCGAAACTGTCGAGAATGTCGCCTCAGGTGTGGATACCTATAGCCTGGTACAGCCACTGGGCGTCACCCTGGGTATCACCCCATTTAACTTTCCGGCAATGATTCCCCTGTGGATGTTCCCGATGGCGGTGGCCTGCGGCAACGCAATGATCCTGAAGCCCTCAGAGCAGGTCCCCCTGGCCACCGTGCGCCTTCTGGAACTGTTCCAGCAAGCCGGCGCGCCTGCAGGTATCGTACAGATGATTCACGGCGGCAAGGAACAGGTCGACCAGTTGATCAATCACCCAGATATCGTGGCCTCCTCATTCGTAGGTTCCGTTCCGGTTGCCGAACATGTGTACCGCTCCACCACCAACCTCCTGAAGCGATCCCAATGTTTCGCCGGTGCGAAAAACCATATGGTGGTTATGCCGGATGCCGATAAAGAAACCGTTATGAATACCCTTGTCGGCTCCACCGTTGGTGCCGCCGGGCAGAGATGCATGGCCATCAGTGTGATTGTGTTTGTCGGCGATACGATCGAATGGGCTGGGGAGCTGGCAGATCGCCTGAAGCGCATACGTCCAGGCGTGTGGAATGACCCCGAAGCGGCCTTTGGCCCCCTTGTCAGCAAGACTGCGACACAGCGAGTAAAGGGACTGATTCAATCCGGGATCGACCAGGGAGCAACCTGTGTCATCGATGGTCGCGATATCAAAGTCGAGGGCTATCCCGACGGTAACTGGGTTGGTCCGACCCTGTTTACCGACGTCACCACAGACATGGATATTTACCGGGAAGAAATTTTCGGCCCCGTGGTTTGCTGTATCAATGCCGATGATCTCGATGACGCATTACGGATTGTGAACAACAGCCCCTATGGTAATGGCACCTCCATCTTTACTACCTCCGGGGTAAACGCGCGTCGCTACCAGCATGAGGTAGAAGTGGGTCAGGTGGGTGTAAATATTCCAATTCCAGTACCCCTGCCCTTCTTCTCATTCACCGGCTGGAAAAAATCGTTTATGGGCGATCTGCATGCCTATGGCAAACAAGCGGTGCGCTTCTACAGCGAGACCAAGACGGTAACCACCGCATGGAAGGAGACTCGAGTCTCTGCACCAAATATGAGTATCGCACTCAAGTAA
- a CDS encoding AraC family transcriptional regulator, with protein MDDIAEIAPAGLEWIPMSEPSSWPLPSSGLRYLAPKFILDHLSENPLTRECYPTALGYYPSAKGHSMRRASHDDYLLLYCDSGAGHLSAGAFDGGIGRGDVLILPPGLAHQYSADGDAPWTIYWCHFRGALADVFFQHVGLNSETSVLKGIADPALQSSFKSLLSIARTGYGKTAFVHAANQLRQILTLLARLRKRRERVQKNFDYEVVHTYMLDNIDLPLTLETLASVCNLSKYHFARKYKELTGYAPLQHFTHLKVEHACFLLDSSELSIGEISFQLGFEDPLYFSRTFKKVTGLSPTTYRQSAHR; from the coding sequence ATGGACGATATTGCTGAAATTGCGCCGGCGGGTTTAGAATGGATACCTATGAGCGAACCATCTTCCTGGCCCCTACCCAGTAGCGGACTGCGCTATCTCGCCCCCAAATTTATTCTCGATCACTTGAGCGAGAACCCGCTCACGCGTGAGTGCTACCCCACGGCATTGGGTTACTATCCTTCGGCGAAGGGACATTCAATGCGTCGCGCCAGCCACGATGATTATCTGTTGTTGTATTGTGATAGTGGCGCGGGTCACCTGAGTGCAGGTGCATTCGATGGGGGGATTGGCCGCGGTGATGTGCTGATATTGCCACCGGGGTTGGCGCATCAATATAGCGCTGACGGGGATGCCCCCTGGACTATTTACTGGTGCCATTTCCGTGGTGCTTTAGCCGATGTTTTCTTTCAACACGTTGGCCTGAATAGTGAAACTTCGGTGCTGAAAGGTATTGCTGACCCGGCATTGCAATCCAGTTTTAAATCACTACTTAGTATTGCGCGCACCGGCTATGGCAAAACCGCTTTTGTTCACGCAGCAAATCAGTTACGCCAGATTCTTACACTGCTGGCTCGCTTGCGAAAGAGGCGGGAACGCGTTCAGAAAAATTTCGATTATGAGGTCGTGCATACCTATATGCTCGACAATATTGATTTGCCGCTCACTCTGGAAACGCTGGCTTCAGTGTGCAACCTGTCCAAATACCATTTTGCGAGAAAATATAAAGAGCTGACCGGCTACGCGCCACTTCAGCATTTCACTCATCTGAAGGTCGAGCATGCCTGTTTTCTGTTGGATAGCTCAGAGCTGAGCATTGGTGAGATTTCGTTTCAGCTGGGCTTTGAGGACCCGCTGTATTTCTCGCGGACCTTCAAAAAAGTGACGGGCCTTTCACCAACAACGTACCGGCAGTCGGCTCATCGTTAG